CAAGGAGGAAGGTGGATCTTCCAGCtctggaaagatttttaaacactgtatAACATACAGTGAGAAGTAATCTTGTTGTAGGCAATAGGATAATTCAGAGTGCTAGTTCCTTTGCATGCCTTATATATTCCAGAATTGTACTTTTACTGAAAGCTATGTACTTAAGAAATCAGTTTTGCTGATAGTTTCATCTAATTATAGAGCTAAAACTGcagaaagtttatttaaaagaagataCAGATAAGAGTTGATATATcttaacatctttattttgtgCAACTTGCAGTTTCACAGATAGCTAAAGGAATGTGACCTAGAACTTTCAACAAGgcactttttttctaattgttaaCTTGTAtgtttctcaaaaacaaactaGCTTCAAATTTACAACTCAAAGTCTCTCCACTGCCAAGGGCCTTAGGTGCAGGGGTGGTTATGGAAGGAAGAGACCACTATCAAAACCAAATCAGTATACCTTTATTTATTGTCTCTCTTCTTACTTGTGCTGCTTCTGGTTGCAATAGGTGAACGTGTAAAGGCTGTTGTGGTCTTAGCTTTCGGTGTGCTCTTCAGGTACTTAAAGACAGCGTGCATGCAGTAGGAAGGTGCTAAGCTGTACTTTTCAGTTCCAGCAGAGACAGTAGGACAATTCACTTTCATGAGGGACCCCACAGCTTTATCCGGAGGCTTACTGTTCGATACCCATTCATGGCAGTGTTCCAGTATCCATTCTTGTATTTGTGGATCGCTTCCAGTCTGATGCTGTATGTTGTGCATGGAGTCAATGAATGCCACAGAGTACACTTTATTCATGACTTCCAATTTTCTCTGCACGAGCAGGTCAATGAACACCAAGCCACCGTAACCATGGGCAATGAAGGCCACGTTCTTGGCTGCACTCCTTGAAATGAAGTGGTCCCATACATACATGGTGtgctcctcagggctgctgctgcaccgCTTGGGGATCCACTGGCAGGGCTGCGTAGAAGTTAGTGATTCGTCTCTGGCAGATAAACTTAGCTTCTCCCTCTCCATCTTCACGTCAACAAGGTTGTCATTGGGATTCAGTACAATCACTCCTCCATGGCTCTGGAGGGCCATTTTGATGAATGGTATTTGAGTACCATGGTTCAGGCCCTCCCTGATGATTGTCTTTTGCCCCCACTGTCCAGCATGAAAAACTCCACGGTCCTGAAGAAGGACAATTATGCTAGTGGAACTTGTTAGTGCTTTCTCActcataaaaaagaaacttcttgGTTCATCCTCTGTAGCATCAGTAGGAATATAAACTTTCTGCAGTGTGCAGACTCTTTCTAGGAGCTCATAAACATATTGGGTAATCAGATGTCCCAAGACTTGATAGCGTTCATGATTCCTCTCATGCGAATTCTTGtaataattgaaaacaaaggACTCATTTGTGTCCAGATGCCTCAGTTCCCCTTTTATATTGAAGTCATACTTCAGTTGCTCTTGATACTCTGAACGCTCTACTAGTTTCTGCAATCTTAGTTCATGCTCTGTTTTTAACCACTGCAAATTAAGAGGGCTATGTCAATGTAAGGATAGAGCTCTATACAACAGTTAAAGAAGATCTGTTGTaattcacatttaaaagcaGTTGCATACCAAGCATTCATTACTTACAGTAGTCTGTAGTAAACCAACTGCTTGTAAAGCCTCTTACAGATTCCATTTGCTTAATTTCAACAGCAGTACATTGATGTTAATCTCTCTGGTTATTAGTTCATCTTCGTAAGCATTTGCCACGTGGAAATTACGGAATCAATGACAGAATAAAATGGCCACCGTGACCCAGGAACAAGGAGAGGATAAAGTCCATACAGCAGTTTTTCATGAAATTATACTATGGCCTCTGGTTTCAACTAAAGTAATTTTTCAATTCATGTGACTGATCAACAGATAAGAATTATACCAGGAAGAAGTTTGCATACAACTGAATATTCTAACTTATCATAACCTTCTATTTTCCCAATAACTCTTCAGGTCTCTTCAATCTACTACTGACTGTCATTGCACATGTAAAATGGTGAACATGAAGTTACCTTTGGTGTGGTTAGACTCCTACAGAATTTTTTGTCTAGCAGCAGAGATTTGCTAGCATTCAATTCccataaataaaagcatttttaaactgtgtttatcATTTAACACACTGGTGGAATTTTGGCAAATGGTTTATATGAAGTTACATTTGGCAAATACATCAGTACAAGACAatatctttcagtttttcttgaaCTATCAGGATCACTGAGAATGCAATAAATCACATGGATTATGTTAAAACTACAACATTTGGTATTGGTGATTACTAGGACAGAAAGTGATCTGAAAACTTTTGTGTAAATGGCTTGAGTTGGAGCTCAACTCCTTTACAGAATGCAAGTTTCCTTCGGTAAGCTGCTTAGCACATTGAAAATTAGCTCTTAcgtttccaaattaaaaaaagcgCACTTCTTCACAAAACAGCAtatacattttctctttaagtCATCTCCATAAGGGTTAGCGATGTTAAGCCATCCCTTTAGgggtatttctgttttctagttAATAGAGAATAAGCTAGAAAATGCTACTAACCCCtttgttatatatatttgttataaTAAAGACACTTAGGAAAGGATAAAAAGTGGATTCTATGATATATAAACTATAccatatgaataaataaatgtgattatacatatttatatgacatcatatataaaaatcatatttagtAAGGACATATGAATGTTGTTTTCCCTATAAAATGAAGtgtaagaaaaatgcatgtggtTTAAGGAAATATGTCTGTGGGGAAGGgtgaagcacagagaaaacatcCTAAAACAGGTAGGAATTGGTAAATGCAGTTTCCTCACAGGCTGTCATGCTGTCCAACACTTCTCCCtctgtttctctcctcctctgtAAGAGGTTGTAGAGCATGTTTTTCCAGTACACTACAAATACCTAGTTACTACACTCTTACTTCAAGCTACTCTTGACAGCAATGTTTTTCCagttccaaaacaaacaaaaacatatggTGCCAAAGTAAGCCCTGTGTATGTAACACTGGGCACCTACTTAAATCTCTGTTTTACAGGGTATTGTAAAAGCTTTCTGAAGATCTCTTCTGAAGAAGAAGCAAGTACACAAAAATACACGTTTACATCAAGTGTAGGTATGACTTGCCTTCCTCAGATTGCATTCAAGGTGTGAACTGAAATGTTATGAAGCAATTAGTAGCATCAATAACTAGGTTATTGATTAAGATCATTCATTTGATGAACACCACCTTAGAACATAACCTTAGTATTAgtccagagaaaacattttatttttgtaatatcaTAAATAGAGTTAAGCCATAGGGgttatttattgttttagttgtagttgcaaaatgaatttctttttactAAATTTACATTCTAAATCAGTTTTGACTTCTGCTTGTTTCattgtttatatataaacataatatTAAAGGATGTGTATTCTAGCAGCCTTCATAAttactgttttgattttaaacaataatgttgggtaagaaaaaataagaacactGTCTTGCTGCTCAGACTGTAAGATGGTTCACCCTTTGGTTAGTATTTGTACAGCATTTGGCATATTATAAATGCTACTAGAGTATAAATCATAGAAGTATTACAAagtttgctattttaaaagtttattgtAGCAAAACCCAGCACTACCTACCGAGAGTTCTCCTGTAAAATCTGTCATCATCATAGAGCTCTTTTTGACTCTGGGGTTACAAATAATTTCTCCATAACATGAAAGGAAATCCATGTTAGTTCACATTTCCTTACTTTTTATACATTATTCTGGGGTGTACTTATGAAATACATCAGTTTCTGACAATTAAGGCCATCTGAAGTGTTAAGTATTTCAGGTGTTTCCAGGTTACTAGTTAACATCTCCTGTTTTACACCTGAGCATAAATTAAAGCTAAATCTCCTTGATGTGAAAGTAAACAAGTGTCaaaactagtttttttttttcacagcttccCATTACTTGATATAAATCATTAATAACAAGAAGAAACAGctgctattattttaaaaaatcacgGTGAAGTTACAATTCTGAAGATacgctaaaaaaaaaaaaaaggaaaaaagtttttattgtaAAGGGATTTCTGAAGACATCAGCTGAGGTTGTTACGCTGCTGGGTGCTGATCTTGGTGGTGTTCAGCTGTGCTCGGCTGCAGAATGTCTTTGGCTTTAGCACTGAGGTAGGGAAGCGGTTGTGGTGGCTCCTGCAGCAGTGTGTATGacacggggagggggggtgcGGATTGAAGGGCATTACGGTAACAATCCATCTTCAGGATTCAGACTAAAATGGAGATGTAAGTGTAAGTAGTAAAACTAAATACAATTTaatcttggttttgtttggttggatgttacttaaaaaaaaaaaccggAATCTTTTATAGTACTTCCACAAATGTTAGCGTTGTCTCTTCCTTCAACGTTTGTCAGCACGTGCTTCAATTGTTTTACTGAATTCAGATCTACTGATTTTACTACGACTCATCGGTTCGTCAGATGGAGGCTAATTTGTGTAACCACGCAGCTGTCACTTGCTCTACGTcatttatactatttttttattattattattattattcccctTAGCAATAGGCTCTAACCCAGAAAGTTAAAGCCCAGAGAGGTCGCCGATACCGTTGCGAGCGAGCGCGGCCGGCTGAGAGGGAAaagcggcggggaggcggcaAACtgagggaaaagggggggaaggggaaggggcgGCCACTGCGGGGCGGTTCTCCCAGGTCGGGCGGGGCCATGCCCGGAAGCAGCCGGGGGAGCTGCGCAGGCGGCGCCGGGGCCTGGGTGAGCAAGAACGAGAGCGGTGGGTGCTGCGGGAGCTACCCGATGGGGTCCTCGGCACCAGCTGCCCGTCCCctgcggcggggagggggctgcggctgcCCGAGCCCTTGAACCGCTGCCGGGGGAGGGAGGAtcaaaggggaagggaggcGGGCTGTCTGTGCCACAAAAGCGAAGTTGCCAGGGGTTGTGAGGCTGAGGAGAGAGCGCAGTAAATGCCGTCGACCCCTTGTGGCAGCCCTTTGCGCTCGTAccaggggaacggggaatgggggcacGGGGAGCGGCCCCGCTGGCCCCGGGTGGGGGCTCCGCGTTCACCCCGAGCTGTCAGCGGGTCCCCTCCTGGCCGGCCTGCTCGCCTGGCCTGACAGCAGGGCTCCGACTTGGAGAAACCGCTGGCGAAATGGCCCTACCTAGGTTTAAGGGGTGTTATAGGCTTTTTGAGGGTCTTGGGTTTGAAGGTCTTAGGATGCCTCTTTGACGCGTGTAGAGTATGTACAAAGAGAATAAACCCCTTGGAGTGCTGGAAGTTTGAAGCTGTGTTCTTTCCCAAGGAAGGCTTTGATCTGTTAACAGAAATGctggggttttatttttgtttttatcagagCTGTTGTAGCATTACAGATGTCTTTCTGTGACGCCTTTTCACTTTATAATCAAAGCCTGAATTATTCTCTTGCAAGGAGGTAACTAATAAGTGAATTTAAGCAGTAAATGTATTCACTAAAGACAAATCCTAGAGAAAATTTTGTTAACTCATCTGTTCACGCTTACAATCCAGAGCCCTCCTCAAGCATATGTCTCTTTTGTATTGTGGCTGTCAATTTCTTTGTGCTGACTTCCTTAGAaaggaattttttgtttttgcttagtACCTACTACTGTGATCTTaattctctctgaaaaaataaaatgcagtctGCTAAGCTTATTTTGTGtacttctttcagaaaaaaatcatggatgGAAGAACATCGTCGTCAAGTCAAGCCAGTGTAAGTTGTCTTACAATTTACAGCACGTTGCTTTCAGCCTATGGCTATCCTAGCATGTCCTGATGTGTTTGTGTAACCAAATTCATTCACCAGTGGTCCTGCTTTCACTTCTCTGGAACTGCTTTCCTGAGAACCAGTTTAGGTAGTGGTCCTCAAAGCTAATGTCTGCTGCTGAACACACTACTACATGAAAGGGTTAACATCCAACTTATATAAACACACTTACCATAAACACACTTTTCAGGGCAATGTTAAGACCCAAGTAACAtctaaaatattaagaataatGCTTAAGTAAGAGGAGGACCTGCGTAACTACATAATACTTGGTTTTCTGCAGAGATGTGTTCAGAGACGCTGTACGCtagtgttttctaaaatatctaTGTTAATAGTGGTTTCTAGTAATGGCAGCATTCATGCAAACAAATTGTAGGCACAGCAGCTGGTTTGATTGGATAAGGTCTGTCTGGCGGCTTGGAAATGAAGCCCTTTCCAGTGCCTTGTTTACACATGATCTCTGACCCTTGCTCCTACTGCTCTGAACCTCCTGAAAAGTACTGCTGGTTGAGATGGGGAATCTGCTAAATGCATATGCGCATGTATATATTGATTCAGCCCCTTTCTCATAGAGGAAAGCTGATGTAACTTGCATACATTGCACTTGCCATAAATTCAAACCTGTGTTGGTTACCTGTTCACTTTGTGCTTGTTCCAGAAGTTATTTGTGGCCATGACTAACCAAGATCTTAACAAGTGCAAACATTGTCAAAATAATGTACAGTGAGGTGGAAATGTTGCTGATGAACATATCTTATGCTTTTTATCCCTTTttgtctgtccatctgtctttttctgttttctgagtcTGACTTAACCTGTTCTCAGTGTTGTTTTATTACAGAGGTCATCTGAACCTCAGTAACATGAAATGTGTATTAAAACTTTATTCAGTTATGTGCTGTCACAAAGCTTATAACCTGTTGCCTGACTGGTGGTTTCTGTGGCATTCTGAAGTAAGGAATTTGTACCTGGCCACTGATACACAGGTTGGAGGAGGAGAAGTTTGTAAACCATTTCTCCAAATAAACAACCCCCCTAACCGTAGACATTCTTgaatatgaaaatatcttttccagtctttaaaaattaattgaagaGTAAGGGAGATACTTTTATTAGAAGTTGATGCCTGTGTATTACACTTATGTCCTTTATAATTTGAGGAATCTGGTATTGTATTTGACTGTCAGAAACAGGTTGAGGTACAGCATAGAAATTCAGGCCTAAAAGTTCactaaaaatacacatatattttgtgtttcaaagaagttatagagaaaaataagagcGCTTTCAGTTCAAATTACAGAATATCTCATTGGTGATACCATGCACCTCAGTTACGATCTGAAAGACTACATATGGAGCTGATGAATGCAGATTCTGTTAATTAAGTTTAGCCTCATTCTTCTAGAGTCCTTACTTGTAATTTCATGTTGCAAGATAGGACATCTGGCATCCATCAAACTCaattcataaatacattttgcagtAGCCATCATATGGAGTAGCTTCAACTTTTTCTTGGCTGACATACTTGATTGTGTGAAAGATATCAGCGCTACGTTCCATTGCTGATGCATATGAATCTGGGCATATTTGCAGTAGTAAGGTTTTACATCTCAGGATACCTGGAGAAATGTCAAGGCTTCCATTCTTGTGTTTAGCTGAGATTATTTAATGGGTTTAATTAACTTGATAGAAAATGTAACCCTTTCCTTGTCTTGATGAACTTGTagaaattcagtttatttttgttttgaatgccaataaattatttcctacatacttttttttttttgaattggcAAACTGCTAAGAATTAATAATTGCTTTATCTTCAGTACTTACATTTGAAATACTAGTTTCATTTTTGCAGAGGTTGGGAATGACAACAGCTGATAGTATTTTGAGTACTGCTGCTAAATAATCATACTAAAGCACTGATACTATTACAAGAtataaatgctctttttttgaGAGTGAGCAAACCTCATATGGTTCAGttatcctgttttctttttattgttctttaaaCTGATATGTGAGCGTTAATCTATAGTGTAAGTAAATTAGAGGGCAGCAAGAAAACTGAGTACCAGTAGATTGGTTTTCACTTCTTGGGCATGTAGTTGAGGTTGTTGTAAAGTTAATGAAATATGAGgagttttcctgtgttttttttaagacatttcaTCTGTTAAAACTAGCTCCTCATGTGGTATGACATGATTTATGATCAAGCATCAATGAGAACGCATTGTCCAAGTCAAAGGTCAGTGCTTTACTTGCAACTTTATTTTGTCTCATGGTTACAAGAACTTTGTACCTGGCAATATGTCAGCTCATAGCACCAGCGGATAATTGTTTTATCATGTGTGTAACATCctctattttcagtttcatataCCAAAGAAGAAACCAAACACCAAGTCAGAGGATGTCCAAGTTCAGTCCCCTTTGACAAGGCTCCCAGGCTCCCACCATTGGGACTACCCTTTAAAAGAGGTAAAGAGAAGTTCTTCAGAGCATAAAGTATGTAGGAAAGTTGCATGGGCATTTTGTTCTGGTTCGGAGgctggattgtttttttttttttttagtactgaGTGCTTCCTTCTACCTGTGTGACCAGTACCTGACCCAGATTAACTAGGAAAGTCAAGTGTGTAGGTCTGGAATGTGTCTGTAAGCATACAGCTACAGAAATTGAAGTCTGTGCTGTGTTACCAGCCTAAATCATAAAAAAGCAGAGTTGGTCCTCAGATGTGGTTGACAGAAGGTTTCCATTTTGTTAGAGCCAATATCAAGTCCTGAAGCAACCTCTTACACCATGAGTTTAAAGGCGAGTATATGTACATGGTTTTTgtcatttcattgttttctgatTTGGGTTACTTATccaaactgtttttattatgcTATGGAAGTCACTTTTacattcagttttcagttgGTTGTTATTTGTATCTAAGAGCTGAAATACAGTATGACTTCTCGTAGAATTTTAGGTCTTAATGCAGAAAGAACTAATTTCCACATTAAGACCGTAAATGGCATTACCATAAATGATTGTCTTGATTATCTTGGTCAGGCATAGAAGCAAACAAGtacaaaatctgtttgaaattcACTAAGTTTTTTATAAATGCCATACTtaggaaatgtgttttgctgctcTTGACTCCTTCAACTCAGGACATTGAGAGTTCATTGccagttttattgctttcaGAACCATGTGGCTAGACAAATCAGTTCCTCTACAGAGAAGTTGTAAAAACCTGGTAAAGAATGTTGGGAGTTCTAGTAACTTACAGGAGTGCTGGTAATGTGACCCAGTTCTCATGGTAGGCCCCGTTATGTTCTGTACTGATAAAGCAAGCAGAGCATGCAGTTGTAGTAGGGCTTTGAAGCAGGAAGTCGTACCCTGGAGTTACAAGCAGCAGCGTCTTAGGCAGAGCCAGATAGCACCAGTATAGAattcttcctgtctttctctctgcttctacAAAAACAGTGATTGGACTGGGTGAattgaaaaatcatttatttcctgtatactgtcttatttcttgtttttcttacctgtctacatatttcagatttttccatGCAGTAGAGGTCTTCATATGCTGTAAATGAGtctttttatattctctttaaaaacagagaactCATGAGATACCgtaattaaatcatttttctatACACAGGACCAAACATCTATCCAAGCTGTATTTAGCATTAACAGTTGGCTCAACGTCATTAGAAAAAATGTCGTGTAGCTGTCATTGATTTTGAGCATATAGGTTTCTCACATGCTCACCTCAGAGCACTGATTAGTGAGCTACATGATGTTTGGAGGcagaaggagggaaaagcaCCTTCTTGCTTCCAGTTGTTGTAAAAcggagttttttttttccattacagtcAGTTTGCTAAGGAAAAAGTACGATTTGGTACTCATCTTTGAGAATTCTCTAAGGCATGCAAAATATGTGTGGGCATGAATCTTTCACACCACActcaaacagaaatgaagataaCTTGGTCTGCTTTAAGCCTGACTGGCATCATTTTCAAACCTCAGTTTGGTTTatctttttatatgaaaaatatgaggATAGAGTAGAGAGTTTTCTGGAACTGCAGAAATGAGTGTGTTGTGGGGCTTCATTGATTTAATTTGGAATTATAAATACATTCTGGTAAGGCAAGATGACCTGGGGAAGGGCAGGTCTTGTGTTTGCCACACTGTGCAAATACCAGACCTTCACCTAATTCCTGATCAGAATTATGCATCTGTGAGTGGAATGTCACTTGGTTAAATTCACAGAGTTTAAATATTGGTTATCTCGCTTAACTGCGACTATGTGGAACAagcttaatatttctttttgggATAGTGCTCCTTTAAATAGGGAAGTAATTGAATTGTCCTGTATTaattctggaggaaaaaagagcaagttCCCAGCAAGATCGGGCAATACACAAATTCTTTATAGTAAATAAATTCATATGTTACAAAGTTGCTGTATGTGTTCTTTGCATCTCTGCTCTATCTGATCAGTTGACTTGTTTCAATGTCTGGCATTGTTCATTTTTCAGGCGTAATGTCCGTTATGACACTTGGGTCTGTTAGAACTTTccaactttgttttatttcagtggagaTTAAGTGCCAGCAACAGAGGGActtatgcaaaaggaaaaaggcaaagggaCTGTGACAGATGCAGCTCTAATGATGAAGAATCCATTGGGTAAGAAGCCATTTCAAAATTAGttattctgtttgtattttctgaaattcataaTCTTCCTTGAATACAGGTATTTTTGGTCTCTAGTTAATTGGGTCATGTGGAGATGGTTTTCAGGCTGGTAGCCCATCTTCAGAGAATATAATGTTTCAGTGACTTAATGACACTGAATTATGAAgcaacaatactttttttttgcttcagcacAAGGCTGCAACATCAGAATGAGAATGGAACACTGACTGGAATTACGGTTTGTTGACCTGCTTACAGTCTTGAAAGGTGTCCAAGAAAACTCTGAAGCTTTACAGTCACTGTagacaaatggaaatgaaaattgaGAAATAGATTCACTGACAGTAGCTAGGAAGCATAGTGAGTTCATGaaagagttaattttatttatcttaatgAAGCAACTATTGTTCCATAAATCATGGAAATAATTGCATGATTTTTGCCCCATTCTCTGCCCTGTTTTCTGACTGGAATTTAACTTGGTCATAAATGATTTATTGTCAGGAGAGGCTGTTAGAAACAAAGATCACGAGAATGAGAATGCATAGTGACAGTAGGTGTTTTGTCACACTCGTATTTACTCTGAAACCAGGAAATAAGTCTTAAAGACAAACTCTTagctcctctcttttttttttttttaagtataatcTTAATTAATGGTAGCTAATACCAAATACTTAGGGAGGCATATTTCATCTAAAGTGTTGCCTAAGCATTGTTACTGCCACTTTTTTTAGTCAGAAGTGACTAAATGAATGTGTTAGCACAAACCCACATTTGCTCATGGTTTAATTAAAGTTCTGGATTACAAAATGTAGTAACTTATTGCTTCTGTCCCTCCTGCTGAGTGGAAGGACCATGATGGTTGAAAGTGGTCATAAAACATGGCTGCTTACAT
This is a stretch of genomic DNA from Cygnus atratus isolate AKBS03 ecotype Queensland, Australia chromosome 1, CAtr_DNAZoo_HiC_assembly, whole genome shotgun sequence. It encodes these proteins:
- the LOC118245037 gene encoding putative protein FAM172B produces the protein MSEKALTSSTSIIVLLQDRGVFHAGQWGQKTIIREGLNHGTQIPFIKMALQSHGGVIVLNPNDNLVDVKMEREKLSLSARDESLTSTQPCQWIPKRCSSSPEEHTMYVWDHFISRSAAKNVAFIAHGYGGLVFIDLLVQRKLEVMNKVYSVAFIDSMHNIQHQTGSDPQIQEWILEHCHEWVSNSKPPDKAVGSLMKVNCPTVSAGTEKYSLAPSYCMHAVFKYLKSTPKAKTTTAFTRSPIATRSSTSKKRDNK